From a single Stomoxys calcitrans chromosome 4, idStoCalc2.1, whole genome shotgun sequence genomic region:
- the LOC131996698 gene encoding coiled-coil domain-containing protein 1-like: MDEVMDELMDEVMDEVMEEVMDEVMDEVMDEAMDEVMDEVMDEVMDEVMDEVMDEVMDEVMDEVMDEVMDEVMDEVMDEIMDEVMDEVMDEVMDEVMDEVMDEVMDEVMDEVMDEVMDEVMDEVMDEVMDEVMDQVMDEVMDEVMDEVMDEVMDEVMDEVMDEVMDEVMDEVMDEVMDEVMDEVMDEVMDEVMDEVMDEVMDEVMDEVMDEVMDEVMDEVMDDVMDEVMDEVMDEVMDEVMDEVMDEVMDEVMDEVMDEVMDEVMDEVMDEVMDEVMDEVMDEVMDEVMDEVMDEVMDEVMDEVMDEVMDEVMDEVMDEVMDEVMDEVMDEVMDEVMDEVMDEVMDEVMDEVMDEVMDEVMDEVMDEVMDEVMDEVMDEVMDEVMDEVMDEVMDEVMDEVMDEVMDEVMDEVMDEVMDEVMDEVMDEVMDEVMDEVMDEVMDEVMDEVMDEVMDEVMDEVMDEVMDEVMDEVMDEVMDEVMDEVMDEEVMDEIMDEVMDEVMDEVMDEVVDEVMDLVVDEVKDKVIDKVMDKVLDKVLETGKTWLSQLISALLNEDETTTMPMLTLILPARTMAK; encoded by the exons ATGGACGAAGTTATGGACGAACTAATGGACGAAGTAATGGACGAAGTAATGGAAGAAGTAATGGACGAAGTAATGGACGAAGTAATGGACGAAGCAATGGACGAAGTAATGGACGAAGTAATGGACGAAGTAATGGACGAAGTAATGGACGAAGTAATGGACGAAGTAATGGACGAAGTAATGGACGAAGTAATGGACGAAGTAATGGACGAAGTAATGGACGAAGTAATGGACGAAATAATGGACGAAGTAATGGACGAAGTAATGGACGAAGTAATGGACGAAGTAATGGACGAAGTAATGGACGAAGTAATGGACGAAGTAATGGACGAAGTAATGGACGAAGTAATGGACGAAGTAATGGACGAAGTAATGGACGAAGTAATGGACGAAGTAATGGACCAAGTAATGGACGAAGTAATGGACGAAGTAATGGACGAAGTAATGGACGAAGTAATGGACGAAGTAATGGACGAAGTAATGGACGAAGTAATGGACGAAGTAATGGACGAAGTAATGGACGAAGTAATGGACGAAGTAATGGACGAAGTAATGGACGAAGTAATGGACGAAGTAATGGACGAAGTAATGGACGAAGTAATGGACGAAGTAATGGACGAAGTAATGGACGAAGTAATGGACGAAGTAATGGACGAAGTAATGGACGATGTAATGGACGAAGTAATGGACGAAGTAATGGACGAAGTAATGGACGAAGTAATGGACGAAGTAATGGACGAAGTAATGGACGAAGTAATGGACGAAGTCATGGACGAAGTAATGGACGAAGTAATGGACGAAGTAATGGACGAAGTAATGGACGAAGTAATGGACGAAGTAATGGACGAAGTAATGGACGAAGTAATGGACGAAGTAATGGACGAAGTAATGGACGAAGTAATGGACGAAGTAATGGACGAAGTAATGGACGAAGTAATGGACGAAGTAATGGACGAAGTAATGGACGAAGTAATGGACGAAGTAATGGACGAAGTAATGGACGAAGTAATGGACGAAGTAATGGACGAAGTAATGGACGAAGTAATGGACGAAGTAATGGACGAAGTAATGGACGAAGTAATGGACGAAGTAATGGACGAAGTAATGGACGAAGTAATGGACGAAGTAATGGACGAAGTAATGGACGAAGTAATGGACGAAGTAATGGACGAAGTAATGGACGAAGTAATGGACGAAGTAATGGACGAAGTAATGGACGAAGTAATGGACGAAGTAATGGACGAAGTAATGGACGAAGTAATGGACGAAGTAATGGACGAAGTAATGGACGAAGTAATGGACGAAGTAATGGACGAAGTAATGGACGAAGTAATGGACGAAGTAATGGACGAAGTAATGGACGAAGTAATGGACGAAGTAATGGACGAAGTAATGGACGAAGTAATGGACGAAGTAATGGACGAAGTAATGGACGAAGTAATGGACGAAGTAATGGACGAAGAAGTAATGGACGAAATAATGGACGAAGTAATGGACGAAGTAATGGACGAAGTAATGGACGAAGTAGTGGACGAAGTAATGGACTTAGTCGTGGACGAAGTAAAGGACAAAGTAATTGACAAGGTAATGGATAAAGTATTGGACAAAGTTTTGGAG ACGGGTAAAACATGgttaagtcagctcatctctgctCTGCTCAATGAGGACGAAACGACTACAATGCCGATGCTGACGCTGATATTGCCGGCCAGAACAATGGCAAAGTGA